A genomic stretch from Candidatus Lernaella stagnicola includes:
- a CDS encoding sigma-54 dependent transcriptional regulator produces MSEAMAKPHIIGRSKPMQDIFELVDRVAPFKSTVLVSGESGTGKELIALAIHAGSPRANKPFVAVNCGAIAENLIEAELFGHVKGAFTGAVNSAAGYFEKAQGGSLFLDEIGDLPLSLQVKLLRALQEEEIVRVGDRRPIKLDLRIITATNRNLEQDVADGRFRADLYYRLNVVHIVVPPLRDRKDDMPLLVSHFIKRIAERIGRENVGVSREAMGMMRNYDWPGNIRELENVLEQTMLMMEEGEEIDPSHLPLFMERRGAQRRRRFREEALDRMLSLEEYAREFVQRYQDHHTEKELAGFLGITPKTLWEKRKKWGVPRSRR; encoded by the coding sequence ATGAGCGAGGCCATGGCGAAGCCGCATATTATCGGCCGCAGCAAACCGATGCAGGACATCTTCGAACTCGTTGATCGGGTGGCGCCGTTCAAATCGACCGTGCTCGTTAGCGGGGAGAGCGGTACGGGAAAAGAACTGATCGCGCTCGCGATTCACGCCGGCAGTCCGCGCGCCAACAAACCCTTTGTGGCGGTTAACTGCGGTGCCATTGCGGAAAACCTAATCGAAGCAGAGCTGTTCGGCCACGTGAAGGGAGCCTTCACCGGCGCGGTGAATAGTGCCGCCGGGTATTTCGAGAAAGCGCAAGGCGGCAGTTTGTTTCTGGATGAAATCGGCGATCTGCCGCTTTCGTTGCAGGTGAAACTTTTACGCGCCCTCCAGGAGGAAGAGATTGTGCGCGTCGGCGATCGCCGACCGATCAAGCTCGACCTGCGAATCATCACCGCGACCAACCGAAATCTGGAGCAAGACGTAGCAGACGGCCGGTTTCGGGCCGATCTGTATTACCGCCTGAATGTCGTTCACATCGTCGTGCCGCCCCTGCGCGACCGCAAGGACGACATGCCGCTGCTGGTGAGCCATTTCATCAAGCGGATCGCCGAGCGCATCGGCCGCGAGAATGTCGGCGTCAGTCGCGAGGCCATGGGCATGATGCGCAACTACGATTGGCCGGGAAACATTCGCGAATTGGAAAACGTTCTCGAACAAACCATGCTCATGATGGAAGAGGGCGAGGAAATCGACCCGAGTCACTTGCCGCTGTTTATGGAACGACGCGGCGCGCAACGGCGGCGGCGCTTCCGGGAAGAGGCGCTGGATCGCATGTTGTCCCTTGAAGAGTACGCCCGCGAATTCGTGCAGCGCTATCAGGACCACCATACCGAAAAAGAACTGGCCGGATTCCTCGGCATTACGCCGAAAACACTATGGGAAAAACGCAAAAAATGGGGAGTGCCCCGTTCGAGGCGCTGA
- a CDS encoding glycosyltransferase, giving the protein MIRNVLITCAAQNAALACCRALHAAGWRVTAVDDDPRAKALGSRCVTVSHVAPTAPGDDPDAYADFILELLRKHRFDVLIPTTDAAIFALLPRREEIEAHCAVPWPSTDALHAAANKDDTFATARRLGLATPAMVRIGTPDEVIDHDALPYPVVVKPHRSLVDGRKIAVTYAGDAEELAAVLADLPDGAYPLLLQQRIVGPGEGYFGVWRHGEPVVESAHRRLREMPPSGGVSTLRESIPIARDMRDAARRLLAEWRWHGPAMVEFKRGGDGRPYLMEVNGRLWGSLQLAVDAGIDVPLAAALVAVGEPVPEMTYHAGIKTRWLLGDLDATLTRLFKREGDLKMPPGSAGRLRWLLSFCVDFFRPTVRLEVCRRHDIGPFSREFRKWLANKWALVKKRVRTGSQKTPALLHVHSTFSYDGELSVAEIAALLRERGIRVGFLTEHTRQLSADDVRRLREECAAHSDDELLLVPGLEFDQKGDHHVLALGVTELLPEDDYEKLVDLIHDAGGLAVLAHPEPGDITGNLEFAGRFDAVEVWNTMHDGQYVPNADVLWQYRAARRAGAGFVAVAGADFHFRDNLKDIAMVFDPLRELSWPAVREALLAGRFHIESRRVLLSSHGAGPLSIALFRLAHVCQQRVAVIRAWYRSRKTVPYWEFLGHGIEKAGPAAHEPFGRTICWRVMGTFSGNDRRGECCRPFPTCRDCDYYRHVNNTWPHERPLRVLHLIETSNPGGAELMMLDLVSRMNTERVRSHVLLIKHGWLEKQFQERGVPVTVRPIKRRRDWRWMRDVARLIKRRRYDLLHSHEFTMNVYTFWTARSAGVPHLPTVHGNLEYLRARVRRRWMYRLLARGSCPLVAVSGEIKRVLVQELKLPASCVQVVHNGVTLEESEKEVDFRRERGLPPGAKLIGVIGRLHPIKGPDVMVEAMSHIVESVPEAHVIFFGHGHMRPMLERRVERDGLTHAVTFAGYTEGIGRRLDALDLIAVPSRYEGLSLALIEAMAASRPIVATNVGGNAEAIVDGESGCLVPSEQPEALAAACVRLLNDPALAGKFGTAARRRVERDFSIDKMLETYLALYESKAGGKK; this is encoded by the coding sequence GTGATCCGCAATGTCTTGATAACTTGCGCCGCGCAAAACGCGGCGCTCGCCTGTTGCCGCGCCCTGCATGCGGCCGGTTGGCGCGTGACGGCCGTCGACGACGATCCCCGCGCCAAGGCCCTGGGCAGCCGGTGCGTGACCGTATCGCACGTGGCGCCGACGGCGCCCGGCGACGACCCCGACGCGTACGCGGATTTTATCCTGGAACTTCTCCGGAAGCACCGCTTCGATGTGCTGATTCCCACCACCGACGCCGCCATCTTCGCTCTGCTGCCGCGCCGTGAAGAGATAGAAGCGCACTGTGCCGTTCCGTGGCCGTCGACCGATGCCCTGCACGCCGCGGCAAACAAGGACGACACTTTCGCCACGGCCCGCCGCCTGGGTTTAGCGACGCCGGCCATGGTGCGCATCGGTACGCCGGACGAAGTCATCGATCACGACGCGCTGCCGTATCCGGTGGTCGTCAAGCCGCATCGTAGCCTGGTCGACGGCCGCAAGATCGCCGTGACCTATGCCGGCGATGCGGAAGAATTGGCGGCGGTGCTCGCCGACCTGCCGGACGGGGCGTATCCGCTTCTGCTCCAGCAGCGCATCGTAGGGCCCGGCGAAGGATACTTCGGCGTGTGGCGGCACGGCGAGCCGGTGGTGGAAAGCGCGCATCGGCGTTTGCGTGAGATGCCGCCTTCGGGGGGCGTGAGTACTTTGCGGGAGTCGATTCCGATTGCCCGCGACATGCGAGACGCGGCGCGGCGCTTGCTGGCCGAATGGCGGTGGCACGGCCCGGCGATGGTGGAGTTCAAGCGCGGCGGCGACGGCCGGCCGTACCTCATGGAGGTGAACGGTCGCCTGTGGGGCAGCCTGCAACTAGCGGTCGACGCGGGAATCGACGTGCCGCTGGCCGCGGCCTTGGTGGCGGTGGGCGAGCCCGTGCCGGAGATGACCTACCACGCGGGTATCAAGACGCGTTGGTTGTTGGGTGATCTCGACGCGACACTGACGCGGCTGTTCAAGCGCGAAGGGGATTTGAAAATGCCGCCGGGCAGCGCGGGCCGACTTCGCTGGTTGCTTTCGTTTTGTGTGGATTTCTTCCGCCCGACCGTGCGTCTCGAAGTGTGTCGCCGGCATGACATCGGGCCCTTTAGCCGCGAGTTCCGCAAATGGCTGGCGAACAAATGGGCGCTGGTCAAAAAGCGTGTTCGGACCGGTTCGCAAAAGACGCCGGCGTTGCTGCACGTGCATTCCACGTTCAGTTATGACGGCGAGCTTTCGGTGGCCGAAATCGCCGCGTTGCTGCGCGAGCGTGGTATTCGCGTGGGGTTCCTCACCGAGCACACGCGACAGTTGAGCGCGGACGACGTGCGGCGTTTGCGGGAAGAGTGCGCCGCGCACAGCGATGACGAGTTGCTGTTGGTCCCCGGCTTGGAGTTCGACCAGAAAGGCGATCATCACGTCTTGGCGTTGGGCGTGACGGAACTGCTGCCCGAAGACGATTACGAGAAACTCGTCGATCTCATCCACGACGCCGGCGGGCTGGCCGTTCTGGCCCACCCGGAGCCGGGAGATATCACCGGGAACCTCGAATTCGCCGGGCGTTTCGATGCCGTCGAAGTGTGGAACACGATGCACGACGGGCAATACGTGCCCAACGCCGATGTCCTGTGGCAGTATCGAGCAGCGCGGCGGGCCGGGGCGGGATTCGTCGCCGTTGCCGGTGCGGATTTCCATTTTCGGGACAACCTAAAAGACATTGCGATGGTTTTCGACCCGCTGCGTGAGCTTTCTTGGCCGGCGGTGCGCGAAGCCTTGCTGGCCGGGCGTTTTCACATCGAGAGCCGGCGCGTTCTTCTCTCCTCCCACGGGGCCGGGCCGTTAAGCATCGCGCTGTTTCGTTTGGCGCACGTATGTCAACAGCGCGTAGCCGTAATCCGGGCGTGGTATCGATCCAGGAAGACGGTCCCTTATTGGGAATTTCTCGGCCACGGCATCGAAAAGGCCGGACCGGCGGCGCACGAGCCCTTCGGCCGGACGATTTGCTGGCGCGTGATGGGCACCTTCTCGGGCAATGATCGACGCGGTGAGTGCTGCCGTCCATTCCCCACCTGCCGCGACTGTGATTACTACCGCCACGTCAACAATACTTGGCCGCATGAGCGCCCCCTGCGCGTGCTGCATTTGATCGAAACATCCAATCCGGGCGGCGCCGAACTGATGATGCTGGACCTCGTGTCCCGCATGAACACCGAGCGTGTGCGCAGCCACGTGCTGCTGATCAAACACGGCTGGCTCGAAAAACAGTTTCAGGAACGCGGCGTGCCGGTGACCGTTCGCCCCATCAAAAGACGGCGCGATTGGCGATGGATGCGCGACGTGGCGCGTTTGATCAAGCGGCGTCGCTACGACCTGCTTCACAGCCACGAATTCACGATGAACGTGTACACTTTTTGGACAGCGCGATCGGCGGGCGTGCCGCATTTGCCCACGGTCCACGGCAACCTGGAGTATCTGCGCGCCCGGGTCAGGCGCCGGTGGATGTATCGCTTGCTCGCTCGCGGCTCCTGCCCGTTGGTGGCAGTGAGCGGCGAAATCAAGCGCGTTTTGGTGCAGGAATTAAAACTGCCGGCCTCGTGCGTGCAGGTTGTCCACAACGGCGTCACGCTCGAGGAGTCGGAAAAGGAAGTTGATTTCCGGCGGGAACGGGGCTTACCGCCCGGCGCGAAGCTGATCGGCGTCATCGGCCGGCTGCACCCGATCAAAGGCCCAGATGTCATGGTCGAGGCAATGTCTCACATTGTCGAAAGTGTGCCTGAAGCTCACGTGATCTTTTTTGGGCACGGGCACATGCGACCCATGTTGGAACGACGCGTCGAGCGCGATGGGTTGACGCACGCGGTGACTTTCGCCGGCTATACCGAAGGCATTGGGCGGCGGCTGGACGCCCTGGATTTAATCGCCGTGCCCAGTCGCTACGAGGGGCTGTCGCTGGCGTTGATCGAAGCCATGGCCGCGTCGCGACCGATTGTCGCCACCAACGTTGGGGGGAACGCCGAAGCTATCGTCGACGGCGAGTCCGGCTGCTTGGTGCCGTCGGAACAACCTGAGGCGCTGGCTGCGGCGTGCGTCAGATTGCTGAACGATCCCGCGTTGGCCGGGAAATTCGGCACGGCGGCGCGACGGCGGGTCGAACGAGATTTCAGTATCGACAAAATGCTCGAGACCTACTTGGCGCTATATGAATCCAAAGCCGGAGGCAAGAAGTGA
- a CDS encoding glycosyltransferase, producing MIWPWVLFLSLGIFGLTYPYVIYPLVLRLGKKRFDVGAAPEPEIWPPVTVIIAAHNAAGRIGAKVRRMRAHEYPGSMEIIVADDGSKDDTADEAQDAGADHVLRLSRVGKSEAQNQAVEVATGEVLVFSDVTVAAEPGSIGKLVAELLQPGVGCVTGVDVSVPGDGQDAAEGAGFYTRFEIYVRRREAQTGTLIGVNGCLFVVRKKDRPPVPPECVDDLYVPLAVCDRGLRVTLHPEARAVVPRSTSFADEYRRKVRTFAGGIFTMMRVYRHLPRAKRRCRRQLVGHKWMRWLGPFFSVLTLYATFGLAMRWWPAWSLFGGELVAALLAGFGIAAAVAGRDVGRGLRLPGFFGLVQIALLHAWYRVLTWRPYITWDPTRREF from the coding sequence GTGATTTGGCCGTGGGTATTATTTTTATCTCTTGGAATCTTCGGACTGACTTATCCCTACGTGATTTATCCGCTGGTGTTGCGCCTCGGAAAAAAACGTTTTGACGTCGGCGCCGCGCCTGAACCGGAGATTTGGCCTCCGGTGACGGTCATCATTGCCGCGCACAACGCCGCCGGTCGTATTGGCGCGAAGGTTCGGCGGATGCGTGCTCACGAATATCCGGGAAGCATGGAAATCATTGTGGCTGACGACGGCAGCAAAGACGACACCGCCGACGAAGCCCAAGATGCCGGAGCCGACCACGTGCTGCGTCTATCGCGGGTCGGAAAAAGCGAGGCGCAGAATCAAGCCGTCGAGGTCGCGACCGGCGAGGTGTTGGTCTTTTCGGATGTCACCGTGGCCGCGGAGCCGGGCTCGATCGGCAAGCTCGTGGCCGAGTTGCTGCAACCGGGCGTGGGGTGCGTCACGGGCGTGGACGTTTCGGTGCCCGGCGATGGCCAAGACGCGGCGGAAGGTGCGGGTTTCTACACTCGCTTCGAAATTTACGTGCGTCGGCGGGAAGCGCAGACCGGCACGTTGATCGGCGTCAACGGCTGCCTCTTTGTGGTGCGGAAAAAAGATCGCCCGCCGGTGCCGCCGGAGTGTGTCGACGATCTCTATGTACCGCTGGCCGTTTGCGACCGTGGCTTGCGCGTGACGCTGCATCCGGAAGCGCGGGCCGTAGTGCCGAGGTCGACTTCGTTCGCCGACGAATACCGCCGCAAAGTGCGCACGTTTGCCGGCGGCATTTTTACGATGATGCGGGTGTATCGACATCTGCCGCGGGCTAAGCGCCGTTGCCGGCGGCAACTGGTCGGTCACAAGTGGATGCGCTGGCTCGGCCCGTTCTTCTCGGTCTTGACGCTTTACGCTACGTTCGGCCTTGCGATGCGCTGGTGGCCCGCGTGGTCGTTGTTCGGCGGGGAACTCGTGGCGGCCTTACTGGCCGGATTCGGAATTGCGGCGGCTGTGGCCGGAAGGGATGTCGGCCGCGGGTTGCGGCTGCCCGGCTTTTTCGGGCTGGTGCAGATCGCGCTGCTGCACGCGTGGTATCGTGTGCTGACTTGGCGACCCTACATAACTTGGGATCCGACGCGACGGGAGTTTTAG
- a CDS encoding glycosyltransferase has product MIKVLHVAEGARFAGIESHLVTMFSRLRGREDLHAELAVFAEGLLKEKTQAIGVSVHTISRRRKYDTRAIAYAARLIREGGFHLVHTHGYLANIIGGKAAMKAGVPFVTTVHGAAEPFHGWAGWKMRFNLALDRRMTRRHCARVITVAEPLKRQLMAAGMPKEKIDVIHNGLEEVVVDEAVRQAARATWHLTPEDRVVTFVGRLEVVKDPLLFVETAAQIAARVPRAVFRVAGDGPLLDAARARAKVLNLGESIRFLGFVDDVPSLVAASDLLLLTSRHEGIPNAALEAMRAGVALLAPAVGGLPELLKGLPQLLCHTREAQDLALRAANWLSHDEERVSLGQAGKHRFETAFTAATMVEKTVQVYRRVVENEP; this is encoded by the coding sequence ATGATCAAGGTGCTGCACGTAGCCGAGGGAGCGCGCTTCGCCGGCATTGAAAGCCACTTGGTGACGATGTTCAGCCGGCTTCGCGGGCGTGAGGATTTGCACGCGGAGTTGGCCGTGTTTGCCGAGGGTCTCTTGAAGGAAAAAACGCAGGCGATCGGCGTATCCGTGCATACCATTTCCCGGCGTCGTAAGTACGACACCCGGGCGATCGCGTACGCGGCGCGCTTGATACGCGAGGGCGGCTTTCATCTTGTGCATACCCACGGTTACCTGGCCAATATCATCGGCGGCAAAGCGGCGATGAAGGCCGGCGTTCCTTTCGTGACGACGGTGCACGGCGCGGCGGAACCCTTTCATGGTTGGGCCGGTTGGAAGATGCGTTTCAATTTGGCTCTCGACCGACGCATGACGCGACGCCACTGCGCTCGCGTGATTACCGTCGCCGAGCCATTAAAGCGGCAACTCATGGCAGCCGGAATGCCGAAGGAGAAGATCGACGTCATACACAACGGGTTGGAGGAAGTCGTCGTGGACGAGGCGGTGCGGCAGGCCGCCCGCGCCACGTGGCATCTGACGCCGGAGGATCGCGTCGTGACTTTTGTCGGTCGGCTTGAGGTTGTGAAAGACCCGCTGTTGTTCGTGGAAACCGCCGCGCAGATCGCCGCCCGCGTGCCGCGCGCCGTGTTCCGGGTCGCGGGGGACGGCCCCCTGTTGGACGCCGCTCGCGCTCGGGCGAAGGTGCTCAATTTGGGCGAATCGATACGCTTCTTGGGTTTCGTGGATGACGTGCCCTCGTTGGTCGCCGCGTCCGATTTGTTGCTGCTGACCAGTCGCCACGAGGGCATTCCTAACGCGGCGTTGGAGGCTATGCGCGCCGGTGTGGCGCTGCTTGCCCCCGCGGTCGGCGGGCTGCCGGAATTGTTGAAGGGGCTGCCACAGTTGCTGTGTCACACGCGAGAGGCCCAAGACCTGGCCTTGCGGGCGGCGAATTGGCTGAGTCACGATGAGGAGCGAGTCTCCTTGGGTCAGGCGGGCAAACATCGTTTTGAAACCGCGTTCACGGCGGCAACCATGGTGGAAAAAACGGTGCAAGTGTATCGCCGCGTTGTGGAAAACGAGCCGTGA
- a CDS encoding glycosyltransferase family 2 protein: MIVVEITLIVAAVLLLAAALYYGVFAAWALLRPPTPPRERQPQTRFCVLIPAHDEEASIQHTIAAAQAFDYPAELFRVLVLADNCVDRTTQVAREAGADVIERVAPDEPGKGQAMAWALEHHINADEALLVCDADSRPDPKYLRWMDRAFGEGAGAAQGFNGSANAAASSLAALAAVTSGMKNGLHYAGKAAAGLPVPLMNGLVLSAATIAAHPWRAFSITEDFEHYLRLVDAGVTVRFVPEAKILSPRATGFAAAGRQKRRWSGGQTSLARELAWPMACRAVAGGALYKLAAALDLLMPGYSPLTALLVVVAAAAGYLFGIAHAGFLLAAAGLAVMALQFAIGLARLEWTPQLAMAVALAPFYIVWKIALALKSALFKPDRWQRASRD; encoded by the coding sequence GTGATCGTCGTCGAAATCACTCTCATCGTCGCCGCGGTGTTGCTGCTGGCGGCGGCGCTGTACTACGGCGTTTTCGCCGCGTGGGCCTTGCTGCGGCCGCCCACGCCGCCACGTGAGCGCCAGCCGCAAACACGTTTCTGCGTGCTCATTCCCGCGCACGATGAAGAGGCGTCGATTCAACACACGATTGCGGCGGCCCAGGCGTTTGATTATCCGGCCGAGCTGTTTCGTGTCTTGGTGTTGGCCGACAACTGCGTCGACCGCACGACCCAGGTCGCACGCGAAGCCGGGGCGGATGTAATCGAACGCGTCGCGCCGGACGAACCCGGCAAGGGCCAGGCGATGGCCTGGGCGCTCGAACACCACATCAACGCCGACGAGGCCCTCCTCGTTTGCGACGCCGACAGTCGTCCGGATCCAAAATATCTACGTTGGATGGACCGTGCTTTTGGCGAGGGCGCGGGTGCGGCGCAGGGTTTTAACGGCTCGGCGAATGCGGCGGCGTCAAGCCTCGCTGCGCTGGCGGCGGTGACCAGCGGCATGAAAAACGGCCTTCATTATGCGGGCAAAGCCGCGGCCGGGTTACCCGTGCCGTTGATGAACGGATTGGTTTTGAGTGCTGCAACGATCGCCGCGCATCCCTGGCGGGCGTTTTCGATTACCGAGGATTTCGAGCATTATTTGCGACTCGTGGATGCGGGTGTGACCGTGCGCTTCGTGCCGGAGGCGAAGATTCTCAGTCCGCGGGCTACGGGCTTTGCGGCGGCGGGTCGGCAGAAACGTCGCTGGAGCGGGGGGCAGACGTCGTTGGCGCGCGAACTCGCGTGGCCGATGGCGTGCAGAGCCGTCGCGGGCGGGGCGTTATACAAGCTGGCCGCGGCGCTGGATCTGTTGATGCCGGGCTACTCGCCGCTGACGGCGCTGCTGGTGGTTGTGGCCGCGGCAGCCGGTTATTTGTTCGGCATCGCGCACGCGGGTTTTCTTCTCGCGGCCGCCGGACTGGCCGTGATGGCGCTGCAATTCGCGATCGGGTTGGCGCGGTTGGAATGGACGCCGCAATTGGCGATGGCCGTGGCACTCGCGCCGTTTTATATCGTTTGGAAAATAGCGCTCGCATTGAAATCGGCGCTGTTCAAACCGGATCGTTGGCAACGCGCGTCACGCGATTAA
- a CDS encoding DUF2505 family protein translates to MKLEVDDVIDFPLDEVYPAFRDHTEELANYLEAIERIEVQSRQVDGDHVHIVSIWTSKLKFPGPIEKFIPKGARQYTDTATWHSDKHTVEWNIDISVLRKAVSARGANSFEAHGENQTLMKIRGDIDIDPSKIPGVPTMLVKRVLPTIIKFIVQNVEKNMKQGNRSIERYLTSRRKEG, encoded by the coding sequence ATGAAACTCGAAGTGGACGATGTCATCGATTTCCCGCTCGACGAAGTGTACCCGGCGTTCCGCGATCACACGGAAGAACTGGCGAACTACCTGGAAGCCATCGAGCGCATCGAAGTGCAGAGTCGCCAGGTTGACGGCGATCACGTGCATATCGTCAGCATTTGGACTTCGAAGTTGAAGTTCCCGGGGCCGATCGAGAAGTTTATCCCGAAGGGGGCGCGGCAATATACGGACACGGCCACGTGGCACAGTGACAAACACACCGTCGAGTGGAACATTGATATTTCCGTCCTGAGAAAGGCCGTCTCGGCGCGCGGCGCCAATTCCTTTGAGGCACACGGCGAAAATCAAACGCTGATGAAAATCCGCGGCGACATCGACATCGACCCGTCGAAGATCCCCGGCGTGCCGACCATGCTGGTCAAGCGCGTTCTGCCCACGATCATCAAATTCATCGTGCAGAATGTCGAGAAGAACATGAAGCAGGGAAATCGCAGTATCGAGCGATACTTGACCTCGCGTCGCAAGGAGGGGTGA